The proteins below are encoded in one region of Rana temporaria chromosome 2, aRanTem1.1, whole genome shotgun sequence:
- the LOC120927532 gene encoding myeloperoxidase-like produces the protein MAPLHAGISLLLVLGLVQIGTASFYDGVEELDNNFILDSLQQAKKLVDAAYKHTRQVLKERLRSGSITPSEVMSYFKQPVASSRNHIRAADYIETTYDLLTEKLTSFYSRPFNISDLLTVNQLDMLHKASGYAFLLLPKNCANDQYRTFTGECNNRRFPNFGVSNRPYTRLLRAQYEDGRSLPQGWTRNRPINGFVLPLARAVSNDIIQFPERQQTLDSQRSLMFMQWGQWIDHDLDLAPETPSRSTFLRGIDCEHSCVQELPCFPLRIPPNDPRIRNTSDCIPLFRSSPASVPQSPIREQMNILTSYIDASQVYGSTNELANKLRNRQNQLGLMAVNNRFTDNGRVYLPFSTSGNEEDFCLQTNKTSGLPCFLAGDPRVSEQPGLTAFHTIFIREHNRIATELRRLNPRWSGETLFQETRKIIGALTQKINYKDWLPLLLGSSMSKVVPTYRRYDDSENPGASNVFSLIFRMGHTMIQPFIYRLVDRYQTSRNLPAVPLHLTFFNTWRVVQEGGVDPLLRGLMANRAKLNRQNQILVDELREHLFELFKRLGLDLGAINMQRSRDHGLPGYNTWRRFCGLCAPSNVKQLATVLRNTELAKKFMQLYGTPENIDIWIGAVAEPLLPNGRVGELLACLIGNQFRRTRNGDRFYYELPNQFTPAQKSAIERVTMSRIICDNTGITQVPRNVFVANSYPRDFVACSRIPAFDLSPWRRKKSGSELEDSEEEE, from the exons ATGGCTCCCCTGCATGCCGGTATTTCTCTTCTTCTGGTCCTCGGACTggtgcagattggcacagcatcTTTTTACG ATGGAGTGGAAGAGTTGGACAACAACTTTATCCTGGATTCACTCCAGCAAGCAAAGAAACTTGTGGATGCAGCCTACAAACATACCCGCCAAGT ACTTAAAGAAAGACTGAGATCAGGCTCTATCACCCCTTCTGAGGTCATGTCATATTTTAAGCAGCCTGTGGCCTCAAGCAGAAATCACATCCGAGCTGCTGACTACATAGAGACCACCTATGACCTTCTGACGGAGAAGTTAACAAGTTTTTATAGCAGACCCTTCAATATTTCAg ACTTGCTGACAGTAAATCAACTGGACATGTTACACAAGGCTTCTGGCTATGCTTTTCTGCTTCTTCCAAAGAATTGTGCAAATGATCAATACCGCACCTTCACTGGAGAATGCAACAACAG GAGATTTCCCAATTTTGGAGTTTCCAACAGGCCCTATACACGATTGCTAAGAGCCCAGTATGAAGATGGAAGATCCTTACCTCAAGGATGGACACGGAATCGACCAATCAATGGCTTTGTTTTGCCTCTG GCAAGGGCTGTATCGAATGACATTATCCAGTTTCCAGAGAGACAGCAGACCCTAGACAGTCAGAGATCACTTATGTTCATGCAGTGGGGTCAGTGGATTGATCATGATCTTGATCTGGCACCAGAAACTCCATCAAGATCAACCTTTCTAAGAGGCATTGATTGTGAGCACAGCTGTGTCCAGGAGCTACCATGTTTTCCTTTGAGG ATCCCTCCTAATGACCCTCGAATAAGAAATACCTCTGACTGCATACCACTCTTCCGTTCATCTCCAGCCAGTGTGCCACAGTCCCCTATACGTGAACAGATGAATATTCTCACTTCTTACATCGATGCCAGTCAAGTGTATGGCAGCACCAATGAGTTGGCCAACAAACTTCGTAACAGGCAAAATCAGCTTGGTCTTATGGCTGTTAATAACAGGTTTACTGATAATGGGCGGGTCTACTTACCATTTAGCACCAGCGGGAATGAAGAAGACTTCTGTCTCCAGACGAATAAAACCTCTGGTCTCCCATGTTTCTTAGCTG GGGATCCTCGAGTCAGTGAGCAGCCTGGTCTGACTGCGTTTCACACAATCTTCATCAGAGAACACAACCGCATTGCCACTGAATTGCGCAGATTAAATCCAAGATGGTCAGGAGAAACACTCTTCCAGGAAACAAGAAAGATAATAGGGGCTTTGACACAG aaaataaactataaagactggctgcccctgctattgggCTCTTCTATGTCCAAAGTTGTTCCTACTTACCGTCGCTATGATGATTCTGAAAATCCAGGAGCATCTAATGTGTTCAGTCTGATTTTCCGTATGGGGCACACAATGATCCAGCCATTCATTTATCGACTGGTGGATCGTTATCAGACCTCACGAaacctgcctgcagttcctctgcACCTTACCTTCTTCAATACCTGGAGAGTTGTCCAAGAAG GAGGTGTTGACCCACTTCTTCGTGGTCTAATGGCAAACCGGGCAAAACTCAACCGACAGAACCAGATTTTGGTAGATGAGCTCCGAGAACACCTGTTTGAGCTTTTCAAACGTCTTGGCCTTGATCTTGGAGCCATTAATATGCAACGAAGCAGGGATCATGGACTACCAG GATACAATACATGGAGGAGATTTTGTGGCCTTTGCGCACCTAGTAATGTTAAACAACTGGCTACggtgctgagaaacacggagctGGCAAAAAAATTCATGCAGCTATATGGCACACCTGAAAACATTGACATCTGGATTGGAGCTGTTGCAGAACCTCTGTTGCCTAATGGGAGAGTGGGCGAACTATTAGCTTGTTTAATCGGAAACCAATTCCGTAGAACCCGGAATGGAGACAG GTTTTATTATGAGCTGCCCAATCAGTTCACACCAGCTCAAAAAAGTGCAATAGAAAGAGTTACGATGTCTCGAATTATCTGTGACAACACAGGGATCACTCAAGTCCCCCGGAATGTTTTTGTAGCAAACAGCTATCCGCGGGACTTTGTGGCCTGTTCTCGGATCCCAGCATTTGATTTGAGCCCCTGGAGAAGAAAAAAGAGTGGATCAG